In the genome of Longimicrobiales bacterium, one region contains:
- a CDS encoding SusC/RagA family TonB-linked outer membrane protein: protein MKLNRGKWALAAATALLLGLIPAGAQAQETTGTITGRVLEAGTGQPLSAVQVSVPGTQRGTITDRAGVFRLGGVPAGEREVRAELIGYTSVTTSVTVVAGESVSADFNLRQTVVNIEEIVVTGVAGQTSRAKLPIGVASLTPSMVPVPASNAGNLLVGKVAGVQVTGSTGRPGAAPSILLRAPTSIDASGRSQEPLYIVDGVILSSSIADINAMDIATIEIVKGASAASLYGSRAANGVIQITTNRGQNVANDEVRYTVRTEFGGSDLPGRFNLTKRHQFALTPDGTQFINSAGTPCVWLECTSVRLAGQRALAGAPAGDWNTIQQEAWPGQTYDHVERFFRGGQFMQNYVSVAGRSGATNYLISYNRQNDEGIMPGHRGSLAQSFRLNVDQSVRQDVMVSASAFYSRSRANSDDGAMFALTRMPAGVDLMAEDPTSPGNIILKPDPFNDNANPLNTMLNGGHAETMRGRFLGNINASWTPVTWFKLDGNVAYDRLDFNSEDFTPKGFRTLSLPNGTGGSLSRNNTVNEGLNASVMGQVRRTFGDLVSTTQVRYLIEKEDEVNTGASGSDFTADGVWTISNTPSANRGASSSIQLTRADGFFVIQDFDFRDRYILNAMVRQDGTSRFGLDQRRRWYYRGAAAYRISEEEWFSVPAIDELKLRYSIGTAGNTPSFSAQYETYSVSGGAITQGALGNRDLKPEYATEQEFAIEAVGLQGRVSMDLTYATTTVEDQLLNIPLLAYQGFSRQWQNAGTLESNTYEATLSAQLLRSSDFTWNARLMLDRTRQEITQLDLPAYQDGVGGQGLGNVFYIREGEAIGTFYGFQFAENCGHLPSGVDCSEFQVNDDGFLVWVGGAGSWQNGWDTYMNVDGETQAWWGTTAPFTIRGQPLQWGTPFQGEGTDRVTGERTTFLPLGTTQPKYRLGFSNTFTYKGLSLYGLLESVQGFSVYNQPLQWATFQGYSGIMDQSDVPEDMRKPIGYYSRLYGASGLQPSSAFVDDASFIKLREVTLRFTPGRGLLDRVPGVSALDGLTFTATGRNLLTWSDYDGYDPDVGRSGGGTGSAAIARVDGFSYPNFRQLTLGVELNF, encoded by the coding sequence GCGAGTCGGTGAGTGCCGACTTCAACCTGCGCCAGACGGTCGTCAACATCGAGGAGATCGTGGTCACGGGTGTCGCGGGACAGACCTCGCGCGCCAAGCTGCCGATCGGCGTGGCCAGCCTCACACCTTCCATGGTGCCGGTTCCCGCGTCGAACGCGGGCAACCTGCTCGTCGGCAAGGTGGCGGGCGTGCAGGTCACGGGCTCGACCGGCCGTCCCGGCGCCGCTCCGTCCATCCTGCTGCGCGCGCCGACAAGCATCGACGCATCAGGGCGCAGCCAGGAGCCGCTCTACATCGTCGACGGCGTCATTCTGTCCTCATCGATCGCCGACATCAACGCGATGGACATCGCGACGATCGAGATCGTCAAGGGCGCCTCGGCCGCTTCGTTGTATGGCTCGCGTGCCGCGAACGGCGTCATCCAGATCACGACCAATCGCGGACAGAATGTCGCGAACGATGAAGTCCGCTACACGGTCCGCACCGAGTTCGGTGGATCCGATCTGCCTGGCCGCTTCAATCTCACGAAGCGTCACCAGTTCGCGCTCACGCCTGATGGCACGCAGTTCATCAACTCCGCCGGTACACCGTGCGTCTGGCTGGAGTGCACCTCCGTCCGCCTCGCCGGGCAGCGCGCCCTCGCCGGCGCCCCCGCCGGTGACTGGAACACCATCCAGCAGGAGGCCTGGCCAGGTCAGACCTATGACCACGTCGAGCGCTTCTTCCGCGGTGGCCAGTTCATGCAGAACTACGTCTCCGTCGCCGGCCGCTCCGGCGCCACCAACTACCTGATCTCCTACAACCGTCAGAACGACGAGGGCATCATGCCCGGTCACCGCGGCAGCCTCGCGCAGAGCTTCCGCCTGAACGTCGATCAGTCGGTCCGTCAGGACGTCATGGTGTCCGCCAGCGCGTTCTACTCGCGCTCGCGCGCCAACTCCGACGACGGCGCCATGTTCGCGCTTACGCGCATGCCCGCCGGCGTCGACCTGATGGCCGAGGACCCCACGTCCCCCGGCAACATCATCCTGAAGCCGGACCCGTTCAACGACAACGCGAATCCGCTCAACACCATGCTGAACGGCGGACACGCAGAGACGATGCGGGGCCGCTTCCTGGGCAATATCAACGCCAGCTGGACGCCCGTGACGTGGTTCAAGCTTGACGGCAACGTCGCGTATGACCGTCTCGATTTCAACTCCGAGGACTTCACGCCGAAGGGCTTCCGCACGCTGTCCCTGCCGAACGGCACCGGCGGCAGCCTGTCGCGCAACAACACGGTCAACGAGGGCCTGAACGCGTCAGTCATGGGGCAGGTGCGCCGCACGTTCGGCGACCTCGTGTCGACGACACAGGTGCGTTACCTCATCGAGAAGGAAGACGAGGTCAACACCGGCGCGAGTGGCTCCGACTTCACGGCGGACGGCGTCTGGACCATCAGCAATACGCCGTCAGCCAACCGCGGCGCCAGCTCGTCCATCCAGCTCACTCGGGCGGACGGCTTTTTCGTGATCCAGGATTTCGATTTCCGTGATCGCTATATCCTCAATGCGATGGTGCGCCAGGACGGCACGTCGCGTTTCGGTCTCGATCAGCGGCGCCGGTGGTACTACCGCGGTGCGGCAGCGTATCGCATCTCGGAGGAGGAGTGGTTCTCCGTTCCCGCGATCGACGAGCTGAAGCTGCGCTACTCGATCGGTACGGCGGGCAACACGCCGAGCTTCTCGGCGCAGTACGAAACGTACAGCGTGAGCGGCGGCGCCATCACGCAGGGCGCCCTCGGCAACCGCGACCTCAAGCCGGAGTACGCGACGGAGCAGGAGTTCGCCATTGAAGCGGTCGGCCTGCAGGGCCGCGTGTCGATGGACCTGACGTACGCGACCACCACGGTCGAGGATCAGCTGCTGAATATCCCGCTGCTCGCTTACCAGGGCTTCAGCCGCCAGTGGCAGAACGCGGGCACGCTCGAGAGCAACACGTACGAGGCGACGCTCTCCGCACAGCTGCTGCGCAGCAGCGACTTCACGTGGAACGCACGCCTGATGCTCGACCGCACGCGGCAGGAGATCACGCAGCTCGATCTGCCGGCCTATCAGGACGGCGTCGGCGGACAGGGTCTCGGTAACGTGTTCTACATCCGCGAGGGTGAGGCGATCGGCACGTTCTACGGCTTCCAGTTCGCCGAGAACTGCGGACACCTGCCGTCCGGCGTGGATTGCAGCGAGTTCCAGGTCAATGATGACGGGTTCCTGGTCTGGGTCGGCGGCGCCGGCTCATGGCAGAACGGCTGGGACACGTACATGAACGTTGACGGCGAGACGCAGGCGTGGTGGGGCACGACAGCCCCGTTCACGATCCGCGGTCAGCCGCTCCAGTGGGGCACACCGTTCCAGGGTGAAGGCACCGACAGGGTCACCGGCGAGCGTACCACGTTCCTGCCGCTCGGAACGACGCAGCCGAAGTACCGGCTCGGCTTCTCCAACACGTTCACGTATAAGGGACTGTCGCTTTACGGCCTGCTCGAGTCCGTACAGGGCTTCAGCGTATACAACCAGCCGTTGCAGTGGGCGACGTTCCAGGGCTACTCCGGCATCATGGATCAGTCGGACGTCCCCGAGGACATGCGCAAGCCGATCGGCTACTACAGCCGCCTCTACGGCGCATCCGGCCTGCAGCCGAGCTCCGCGTTCGTCGATGACGCCAGCTTCATCAAGCTGCGCGAAGTGACACTCCGCTTCACGCCGGGCCGCGGTCTGCTCGATCGCGTTCCGGGTGTGAGCGCGCTCGACGGGCTCACGTTCACGGCGACCGGCCGCAACCTGCTCACGTGGTCGGACTATGATGGCTACGATCCGGACGTCGGCCGCAGTGGCGGCGGCACCGGCTCGGCGGCGATCGCACGCGTGGATGGGTTCAGCTACCCGAATTTCCGTCAGCTGACGCTCGGCGTCGAGCTGAACTTCTAG